A portion of the Bifidobacterium sp. ESL0800 genome contains these proteins:
- a CDS encoding AraC family transcriptional regulator, producing MNKSPMHNEVSSTTRILIPTEEPSMRFESCGQFIGTPGWIHEQRTLHSFELIFVRRGTLPLRVGDRSFSIGRGEFILIPPETTHQGDSHLIDPLEFFWMHFRLPEWRCGEFTGQPTPLLDGDEAFKQRPKAERPNPQSPEPVQQQHNMAATCEPLSIPFYDTPSNTDRLTIMFDQLLDIYQMSYPSASRYCTCFATCILYEISSACQADQPMDETGSKQGLQEIQEWIRMNAFESISVNQIAQRFNYSASYLSTIYKQHFGVTITAHITDIRLDHAKNLLLSTSLDIQEIAENIGYNDAKYFMRVFKQHVGMTPTRYRASFTKRHFNNH from the coding sequence ATGAATAAGTCACCCATGCATAACGAAGTGTCGAGCACAACCCGAATCCTCATTCCCACCGAAGAGCCATCCATGCGTTTCGAATCGTGCGGGCAGTTTATCGGGACCCCGGGCTGGATCCACGAACAACGGACATTGCACAGTTTCGAGCTGATTTTCGTGCGTCGCGGCACACTGCCGCTACGGGTCGGCGACCGTTCCTTCAGCATCGGCCGCGGAGAGTTCATTCTCATTCCGCCCGAGACCACACACCAAGGCGACAGCCATCTCATTGACCCGCTGGAATTCTTCTGGATGCATTTCCGTCTGCCCGAATGGCGATGCGGGGAGTTCACAGGGCAGCCGACGCCTCTGCTTGACGGCGACGAAGCCTTCAAACAGAGGCCGAAAGCCGAAAGACCCAACCCCCAAAGCCCTGAGCCGGTCCAACAGCAACACAACATGGCAGCGACATGCGAGCCGCTCTCGATTCCGTTTTACGACACCCCGTCCAACACCGACCGGCTGACCATCATGTTCGATCAGCTGCTCGATATCTACCAGATGTCCTATCCCTCCGCCAGCAGGTATTGCACCTGCTTCGCCACATGCATCCTGTATGAGATCTCATCAGCCTGCCAAGCCGACCAGCCGATGGACGAAACTGGCAGCAAACAAGGCCTGCAGGAAATACAGGAATGGATTCGCATGAACGCATTCGAGAGCATCAGCGTCAACCAGATCGCCCAGCGCTTCAACTATTCGGCCAGTTATCTATCGACCATCTATAAGCAGCATTTCGGCGTGACGATCACGGCGCACATCACCGACATCAGGCTTGACCACGCCAAAAACCTCCTGCTCTCCACCTCGCTGGACATCCAGGAGATCGCCGAGAACATCGGCTACAACGACGCCAAATACTTCATGCGGGTCTTCAAACAACACGTCGGCATGACCCCCACACGTTACCGGGCCAGTTTTACCAAGCGGCATTTCAACAACCACTGA